A region of Coccinella septempunctata chromosome 5, icCocSept1.1, whole genome shotgun sequence DNA encodes the following proteins:
- the LOC123314105 gene encoding uncharacterized protein LOC123314105 yields MDRNSEENNTTRRNAGINTRLADCYLWPPEFGSSKRKSVSGMSKISEESHSKLNQMEGKDAVLEVDEEDNTTKNHSIRRKVLLSADDKQETASVRSVCSRQSNSSSVELQRRKHAVEVAKIKQAIEMKKLEDKLQLLELEQKVFETQVSDDMERSSGRSLHSSRSQRQNVPDNTPRRKMDVVEEAPRLTIPDKRPVRSPEPSAIERLCHTISEAVKSVGSAPRRDRFIARQVVEKDILHFDGNPEEWPVFITQFRKIASLCEYSSEEMMIKLQKCLKGEAKLAVSGMMISPDNVDSVLKILEMRFGRPDLIIDGLISKVKAVTPIREHNIESLIKFSNHISCLVATIKSLGYNEHLQNPTLVRDIVQKLPDMIKLRWGEEVMKKHGTVDLSDLSDWISDIAAAACYVSRPSSSTMNKTEPRSKPFVYSSTKRYETTLTTADSKKTDKLCTYCREKGHYIQDCSKINQDDVETRWETVTRRKLCFSCLKNNHQTMKCRSKRQCGINNCKRSHHKLLHKDQSQQNFDYTQSTQTEDLRKENVLAVGQGAANILLRMIKVRLYGKNDFLETIALCDEASTVTLIDKSIVDHLEIEGNVESLCIQWTNNMTSCYEDSHRLDLDISGIHENAKRFTMKNVRSVENLSLPVQVIKETDWKKYPHLQGIPFNEIQGRPMILLGQDNIRLTVARRVIQGPENSPLATKTNLGWILHGDVDNHHGNKRIFHSFHICHCETVADDELHKMVKHSFSTEAFGVQVAIKSNKKDSRALDIMQKTAKRIGDRFEIGLLWRENDIHLPESKNVAVRRLMCVEKQMHKDENFKRRYCEKIESYLRKGYARKLSAEEASEEGPRCWYLPHFGVINPNKPAKLRLVFDAASKSCGTSLNENLLAGPDLLQPLVEVLIKFRQRKIAFCSDVRHDIWCTCSPTCAQFVKNLNARQLTQRQDILDAIEMKHYVDDYLDCTDTVDEALEKIFEVKRIQNLGGFELVDWTSNSKDVMDALSTQEDFICKDLDLDSDRSIQRILGLSWDSKLDSFCFKLKSNIFEVETRNGTTKRQILKIVMSIFDPLGLIANLTVRGRILIQDIWKSGIGWDDSVEHEQYKTWKLWLLDLQKITNISIPRCYSTSIPKAERVELHIFCDASKRAYASVAYLRMIAKTSIDVALIFARARVAPNKPISIPRLELQAALMGSRLKKMLIKTLEIKIDKTYLWTDSTTVLHWIKNDGSKLGQFESHRVGEIQESTDSSDWHWVPSKSNAADNATRTYFDDGNNLGFNRWHNGPKFLQLHDEMTWPIKKTDCGGISKNSEDEKDIQPIEFLATILENDSCLPDINRFSKWMRLIRATAWVLVVAKLLISKLRSKNGQIIAEITTSDLEEAEIRLIKQCQLETFPEEISFLKKCMCLKNQSRLKQLSPVMDKNGVLVVSGRTDLATQMEMTTRRPIILPSKHRLTKLLLHHYHEQCAHQGIETVLNTARQKFWIIDGRSAVKTTFAECKKCRILKAKPAIPQMGPLPTFRLTPPAHAFTYTGIDYFGPLYVTIGRRREKRWGVIFTCLSIRAVHLEVAHSLSTESTLMAVRRMIARRGQPLQTFIDDPRKSRKLGLIEKIFPIPDGKIRVVQVKTANGSYKRLVAKLCRLDIEDSGQR; encoded by the exons ATGGACAGAAATTCGGAAGAAAATAATACAACAAGACGTAATGCAGGTATCAACACAAGACTTGCCGATTGTTACCTATGGCCACCAGAATTTGGTTCGTCAAAAAGGAAGTCCGTCAGTGGAATGTCAAAGATTTCAGAAGAAAGTCATTCAAAACTGAATCAAATGGAAGGAAAAGATGCAGTTCTAGAAGTAGATGAAGAGGACAACACAACCAAAAATCACTCGATTCGTCGAAAAGTTCTTCTATCTGCGGACGACAAACAAGAGACTGCATCTGTTCGTTCAGTATGTTCTAGACAATCGAACTCAAGTAGTGTTGAATTACAAAGACGAAAGCATGCTGTTGAAGTTGCAAAAATCAAACAAGCCATAGAAATGAAGAAACTAGAAGATAAATTACAATTGTTAGAGCTAGAGCAGAAAGTGTTTGAGACCCAGGTTTCAGATGACATGGAAAGATCTTCGGGTAGATCATTGCATAGTTCAAGAAGTCAAAGACAAAATGTTCCAGACAATACTCCCAGACGGAAAATGGATGTAGTAGAGGAAGCTCCAAGACTGACAATACCAGATAAGAGACCCGTGCGTTCTCCAGAACCATCCGCCATCGAACGATTATGCCATACCATAAGTGAAGCGGTGAAATCAGTAGGTAGTGCTCCAAGACGAGATCGATTTATTGCACGCCAAGTTGTAGAGAAAGACATTCTTCACTTTGACGGTAACCCTGAAGAGTGGCCAGTATTCATCACACAATTCAGAAAAATTGCCTCATTGTGTGAATATTCTTCTGAGGAAATGATGATAAAATtgcaaaaatgtttaaaaggtgAGGCCAAACTAGCCGTATCGGGCATGATGATTTCACCTGATAACGTTGATTCAGTGCTGAAGATATTAGAAATGAGGTTCGGACGTCCTGATCTGATAATCGATGGACTTATATCAAAGGTTAAAGCTGTGACACCGATCAGAGAACATAATATAGAGAGTTTgatcaaattttcaaatcatataTCTTGTTTAGTCGCAACAATCAAATCCTTGGGTTATAACGAACATCTTCAGAATCCTACATTGGTTCGAGACATCGTACAAAAGCTTCCAGATATGATTAAACTTCGCTGGGGGGAGGAAGTTATGAAGAAACATGGTACTGTTGACCTCAGTGATCTCTCAGATTGGATTTCAGACATAGCAGCAGCAGCATGTTACGTGAGTAGACCGAGTTCTTCAACAATGAATAAAACGGAGCCTAGATCGAAGCCATTCGTATATTCTTCGACAAAACGATATGAGACTACTCTGACGACAGCTGATAGCAAAAAAACTGATAAATTGTGTACGTATTGTCGAGAAAAAGGACATTATATCCAAgattgttcaaaaataaatcaagaCGATGTTGAGACCAGATGGGAGACTGTGACCAGAAGAAAATTATGTTTCTCATGCCTGAAAAACAATCACCAGACAATGAAATGCAGATCCAAACGTCAATGTGGTATCAATAACTGCAAACGATCTCATCATAAGCTCCTTCATAAAGATCAATCACAACAAAATTTCGACTACACACAGTCTACCCAGACGGAAGATCTTAGAAAGGAAAACGTTCTTGCTGTGGGACAAGGTGCGGCAAATATTCTTTTGCGGATGATCAAGGTGAGATTGTatggaaaaaatgattttctggaAACCATTGCACTCTGTGATGAAGCTTCGACTGTGACTCTCATAGACAAATCCATTGTTGACCACCTGGAAATAGAAGGGAATGTGGAATCTCTTTGTATACAATGGACGAATAATATGACATCGTGCTACGAAGATTCTCATCGCCTAGACCTTGATATATCGGGAATCCATGAAAATGCCAAGAGATTCACTATGAAAAATGTGAGATCTGTGGAAAATCTATCTTTACCTGTTCAAGTCATTAAGGAAACAGACTGGAAGAAATATCCTCACTTACAGGGCATTcctttcaatgaaattcaaggacGTCCGATGATTCTTTTAGGCCAAGATAACATCCGACTCACAGTGGCCAGAAGAGTTATTCAGGGTCCAGAAAATTCTCCACTTGCAACAAAAACCAATCTCGGTTGGATTTTACACGGTGATGTGGACAATCATCATGGCAATAAGAGAATTTTTCATTCCTTTCATATTTGTCATTGTGAAACTGTTGCTGACGACGAGCTCCACAAGATGGTGAAACACTCTTTTAGTACTGAAGCCTTTGGAGTTCAAGTAGCTATAAAATCCAACAAAAAAGACAGCAGGGCGCTTGATATAATGCAAAAAACTGCAAAACGAATCGGTGACCGATTTGAAATAGGACTGCTCTGGAGGGAGAACGATATTCACTTGCCTGAAAGTAAAAATGTAGCCGTTCGAAGACTTATGTGTGTGGAAAAACAAATGCACaaagatgaaaatttcaagagaagATACTGTGAGAAAATTGAAAGTTACTTAAGGAAAGGATATGCCAGGAAGCTGTCAGCTGAAGAAGCATCTGAAGAAGGTCCTCGTTGCTGGTACTTACCTCATTTTGGAGTAATAAATCCGAATAAACCAGCCAAGCTACGACTTGTTTTCGATGCTGCTTCAAAGTCGTGTGGAACTTCcctaaatgaaaatttacttGCTGGACCAGACCTCTTACAACCATTGGTGGAAGTATTGATAAAGTTTAGACAACGAAAGATCGCCTTCTGCAGTGATGTTC GTCATGACATTTGGTGCACCTGTTCTCCGACTTGCGCACAATTCGTTAAGAATTTGAATGCCCGACAACTAACCCAAAGACAAGATATTTTGGACGCTATTGAGATGAAACACTATGTCGATGATTATTTAGACTGCACCGACACTGTAGACGAAGCCTTAGAAAAGATTTTTGAAGTGAAACGTATTCAAAATTTGGGTGGATTTGAATTAGTTGACTGGACATCAAACTCTAAAGATGTTATGGATGCTCTTTCTACACAAGAAGATTTTATATGCAAAGATCTTGATTTGGACTCTGATAGGTCGATACAACGAATTTTAGGACTTTCCTGGGATTCAAAACTAGATAGCTTCTGTTTtaaactgaaatccaacatttttgaggtcgaaaccAGAAATGGCACAACGAAAAGACAAATTCTGAAAATAGTGATGTCCATTTTCGACCCATTAGGACTTATTGCTAATTTGACAGTACGAGGAAGAATCCTCATTCAAGATATATGGAAATCCGGAATTGGTTGGGATGATTCAGTCGAACATGAACAATATAAGACATGGAAATTATGGCTTTTGGATcttcaaaaaattacaaatatttcTATACCTAGGTGCTATTCAACGAGTATTCCTAAGGCTGAAAGAGTAGAGTTACATATATTCTGTGATGCGAGCAAAAGGGCTTACGCTTCTGTAGCTTACCTACGAATGATCGCCAAGACATCAATCGATGTAGCTTTAATTTTTGCTAGAGCTAGGGTGGCACCGAACAAACCGATTTCAATTCCGAGACTCGAACTTCAAGCCGCTTTAATGGGATCAAGACTCAAGAAAATGCTGATCAAAACGTTAGAAATCAAAATTGACAAAACGTACCTATGGACTGATTCAACAACAGTACTTCACTGGATCAAAAACGATGGTAGTAaactgggacaatttgaatctCATCGCGTAGGTGAAATTCAAGAGTCAACAGACAGTTCTGATTGGCATTGGGTTCCATCCAAGTCAAATGCTGCCGACAATGCCACAAGAACCTATTTTGATGATGGAAATAATTTGGGTTTCAATCGTTGGCATAATGGACCAAAATTTCTACAACTCCACGATGAAATGACATGGCCGATCAAGAAAACCGACTGTGGgggaatttcgaaaaattctgaagATGAAAAAGATATTCAACCGATAGAATTTTTGGCCACTATTCTAGAAAATGATTCCTGTTTACCGGATATAAACCGTTTTTCCAAATGGATGAGGTTGATTAGAGCCACGGCCTGGGTGCTGGTAGTCGCTAAATTGTTGATTTCAAAACTTCGTTCCAAAAATGGTCAAATTATAGCAGAAATTACCACTTCAGACCTTGAAGAAGCTGAAATCAGATTAATCAAGCAATGTCAACTGGAAACTTTTCCAGAAGAAATCTCTTTCTTAAAGAAATGCATGTGCTTGAAGAATCAGAGTAGACTAAAACAACTTTCACCGGTCATGGATAAAAATGGAGTTTTGGTAGTGAGTGGACGGACTGACTTGGCCACACAAATGGAAATGACAACCAGAAGACCCATAATATTGCCATCTAAACATAGGTTGACTAAATTACTACTGCATCATTACCATGAACAATGTGCTCATCAAGGTATCGAAACTGTATTGAATACTGCTAGAcaaaaattttggattattgATGGTAGATCAGCCGTGAAGACCACAtttgcagaatgtaaaaaatgcCGAATTTTAAAAGCTAAACCTGCAATTCCACAAATGGGCCCACTTCCGACATTCAGATTGACTCCACCAGCTCATGCATTCACATACACAGGAATTGATTATTTCGGACCCCTGTATGTAACAATTGGACGTCGACGCGAGAAAAGATGGGGAGTTATTTTCACCTGTTTATCGATAAGAGCTGTACATCTTGAAGTAGCACACTCGTTATCAACGGAGTCAACGCTAATGGCAGTGAGACGAATGATAGCAAGAAGAGGACAACCTCTGCAAACGTTTATAGATGATCCTAGAAAATCCCGGAAACTCGGATTAATTGAAAAGATTTTTCCCATCCCCGATGGAAAAATTAGAGTCGTTCAAGTGAAAACAGCGAATGGTTCTTATAAACGACTTGTTGCCAAGTTATGTAGATTGGATATCGAAGATAGTGGACAAAGATGA